One Cystobacter ferrugineus genomic window, GCCGCATCGGGTCGGCCGCCCGGAAGTTCGCGATGCGGTGGGGGCTCCTTGCTCCTCTTCTTCCCTCAGCCCCCGTCGCCGGTGTCCTCGCAGGTGGCGGCTGAACTGCGGTGCTCCGCCAGGAAGATGGTCTGCGCCATCATGCGGTACCCGGACATGCCTTCGCGAAGGGTTTCGATGGACTCCTCCGGGTGCACCGAGTCGATCACGGCATGGGGCCCGACCGCGTTGAACTGGTGCGAGACGCCCCGGGGGATCTGCATGTCCACCCAGCAGTTCGGTGGCACGACGACGTTGTACCGCTCCCGGTGCACGCCCTCCGGGGTGTCCGGAAGGCGGTCGACGAAGGCGTGCAGCGGGGTCGTCCAGTCCGGGCGGGAGCGGACGGTCAGGGGGGACAGGCTGGAGACGCGGATGGTGGTGTCCGGGCCGGTCATCATGCGCACGAAGCGCAGGCCGGTGTGCAGGTGCATGCGGGAGCAGATGCCGCGTTCCCGGGTGTCGTAGAAATCCATCAGGTAGCGGTCGGCGAAGTAGCCCTCGAAGGGGGGGGCCAGCATGAACACGTCGCCCTCCTCGAACGACTGCGCCTCCTTCAGCGCGCGGGGGGGGGTGGGGGACTCGTGTTCCCGCCGGTGGGCGCGGCGGACCAGCCCGGCGAGTGCGGTCACGACGGTCAGGGCGACTTCCGGGGGCAGCTGCACCACCGGGGTGATGCGGTTGCGGCCAGGGTCCTGGTGGCGTTCCAGGTCCAACACCTCGTCCTCGTGGTCGGGGACCTGCTTCATCCTGCTCATTCGTTGCCTCTGTTTCCGCTGGTCGGGGTATGGGCCCACAGAACGCCGCCGAGGTCGTGGCGGCCCGCGCGCAGCAGTGCGCAACCGACGACGGCGAAGCCCGCCTCGCGCAGTCTGGCGAGCCCGTGCCACCGGCCGCCCGGCTCCTGGGGTGGGTAGTCCAAGAAGGACAGCAGTGGGCCGAGTGCCCACGGGCATCCGTCGGGGGTCGTGATCGTGGGCAGGTGGCTGGACACCACCGCGCCCGGGTGGGCCTCGCGCAGGCGCTCGGCGAGTTCGGCGTACCCGGCCAGTGGCCATTCGGTGCTCAACTGCTCGCGCCAGCGGGCTTTCGCCTCCGCCAGCTCGGGGTCGGCACGCCGGTGCCAGTGGGCGCGCATGAACTCCAGCGCCTCGAACACCGCCTCCTCGCCCTCCCGCGCGGGCTCGTCCACGTGCCCGGCCAGTGCACGCAGCCCGGCATCGTCCACACCGGAGCGGAGCAGCTCGTGCGCGGTGGCCGAGGCGTACCGCAGCAGCCGCTCGTACCGGGCGGGCGCGTACCGCAGCGCGACCAGCGAGCGGCCCATGGCCTTGCGCTGGGGTTTGCCCGTCGAGGTGGCCTGGAATCCGCCGAACTGCACCGAGGCGGGCCGCAGCGGGCTGTTCTCGCACACCGCGCGCACGGCCCCCACTGGCTGGTCGGTGGCGACGAGCCCGATCTCGTGGCCGAGCGTGGGTTCGGCGACGGCCACCGCCGCGAACCGCCCGCCGAGCCCGGCCTCGCGCCAGGTCCGCTCGACGTCCAGGGGGTGGTACTTCTCCCCGCCCCGGTTGATGCGCTCCCCGGCCCGGCCCCGCAGCACCAGCAGTCCCTCGCGTAGCTCACCGAGGTCCCCGGTGCGCAGCCAGCCGTCCTCGGTCAGCGCCGCCGCCGTGGCCGCCGGGTCCTGCCAGTAGCCGCGCATCATGTCCGGGGTCCGCACCCACACCTCGCCGTCGACCAGCCGCAGCTCGGTCTCCGGCAGCGCCACGCCGACCGGCGGGTGCTGGTCCAGGTACTGGCGGGTGAACGCGGTCTCGTCGAGCAGGGGCGTGGTGAAGCTGAAGTTCATCGCCTCGGTCAGGCCGTAGCCCTGGCGCAGCCTCGGGCCGTAGCGGTCGTGGAAGCGGCGGGCCAGGTCCGAAGTCAGCGGCGCGGCCGCGGTGATCAGGTACTCCAGGTCCTCCGGCCACTCCGGTGAGACATCCAGCAGGTCGGCCAGCAGCGCGGGCACGATGGAGGCGGTCCGGGCCCCGGCGGCACGCAGCGCGGCGAAGTACCCGGCCGGGTCCGAGCCGCCGTGCAGCACCAGCGGCGCGCCGGTGAGGTGCGTGCCCAGCAACGACATGACCAGCGCGTTGCAGTGGTACAGCGGCAGGCAGGTGCCGTGCGGCCGGTCGGGGGTGAGCCCGTGGAGCGCGGCGGTCTTGGCCGCGTTGCCCAGCACCGCCTTCCGGCTGAGCATGACGCCCTTCTGCGGGCCGGTGGAGCCCGAGGTGAACATCAGGAACGCCAGGCCCTCGGCATCCGGGTGCGCGGCGGGGTGGCCGGTGTCGTGCAGCCCGTGCTCGTCCAGCACGGCGGAGGCGGCGACCCGGTCGACGATGCCACGCACCGCGGTGTCCGTGCTGCGCGGGTGCAGGGGCACGGCGACGAGTTCGCGTTCGAAGCAGCCGAGCAGGGCCTTGGCCAGGCCGGGTCCGCTGGGCAGCCGCACCACCACACGGGCACCGGCAGGCAGGTGATCGATCATCGGGTCCTCTTCAGTTCGTTCCGGAGCAGCGCGCCGGCCTCGGCCACGTGCTCGGGCTGGAACACTTCGTGGTGCGCCGCGGCCAGCTGGTGCACGGTGAGCCGCCCGCCGACGTGCGGCCGCCACCGCTCGTGGTTCGAGCCGCCCGCCGCGTTGAAGTACACGACGTCACCCGGGTAGACCGGCGGTCGGTAGGCGCGCAGCAGCCGTTCGTTGTTGCGCGCCACCGCGGCCAGCGCCGCGCTGTCCCGGCCCAGCAGCCGGTTGATCCGCTCCTCGACCGGCCCCGCCTCGGCCACCGCACCCGCGACCGAGTCGACCACGACCAACAGGCCGACCGGTGCGCCGAGTTCCCGCAGCCGCACGGCCATCGCATGCGCCACCAGGCCGCCGAAGGACCAGCCGAGCAGGTGGTAGGGCCCCTCGGGGTGGGCGGCGCGCAGTGCCGTGACGTGGTGCTCGGCCAGTTCCTCGATCGAGTCCGGCAGGTTGTCGGTGTGCAGGCCGTACACCGGGTGCTCGCCGTCGAGGTGGGGCAGCAGGCCCGCGTACACGCCGCTGAGGCCGCTCAACGCAGGAACGCAGCACAGCGGTGCGGCGGACCCACCGGTGCGCAGGGGCACCAGCGGACCGGTCTCGGCCGCTCCGGCGAGGCGCGCGGCGAGCGCCGCCGGGGTGGGGGCGGTGAACACGTCCCGCACGCCCAGGGCCACGCCGAACACCGCGCGCACCCGCGCGCTCAGCCTGGCCGCCACCAGCGAATGCCCGCCCAGCTCGAAGAAGTTGTCGCCGGGGCGGACCGAGGGCAGGTCGAGCACGTCGGCGAACAGCCCGCACAGCAGCTGCTCCTCCGGGGTGGCCGTGACCTCGGCGGCAACGGACCAGTCCGGTTCGGGCAGCAGGTCGCGCCGCACCTTCCCGTTGGCGCTCAATGGGAACTCCGGCACCGCGACCAGCCGGGCGGGCACCATGTGGTCGGGCAGGTGCCGCGCCAGGTGCGCGCTGATCGCGGGCAGGTCCGGTTCGGCGACGGCGGGCACCAGGTAGCCGATCAGCACCCCCTTGCGGTGCACGGTCACCGCGGCCGCGTGCACGTCGGCGTGCTGGGCGAGCACCGCCTCCACCTCGCCGAGCTCCACGCGGTGGCCGCGCACCTTGACCTGGGTGTCGGTGCGCCCGTGGAAGCGCAGCACCCCGTCCGCGCCCCGGGAGGCGAGGTCACCGGTGCGGTACATGCGGCTCCCGGGCGGCCCATACGGGTCGGGCAGGAAGCGCGAGGCGGTGAGGCCTGGCTGGCGCAGGTAGCCGGTGGCCACCCCGTCCCCGGCCAGGTAGAGTTCGCCGAGCACACCGGGCGGCACCAGGTTCAACCGCTCGTCCAGCACGTGGCAGCGGGTGTTCCACAGGGGACGTCCAATGGGGACGGTCGCACCGCTGGCTCCGGTGACCGGGTGCAAGGTGGACCACACGGTGGTCTCGGTCGGCCCGTAGCAGGCCAGCAGCGAGGACACCAGGCCGCGCAGTTCCTCGGCCAGCCCACCGGGCACGGCCTCACCGCCGATCAGTGCGCGCACCCGGCGCAGGCACTCCGGGCGGCGGGCGGCCAGGGCGTGCCACAGCGAGGGCGTCGCCTGCACCACGGTGACCTGGCGGCGCTCCACCAGGGCCAGCAGCTCGTCCGGCTCGCGCACGGTGTCGCGGTCCGCGAGCACCTGCGCGGCCCCGGTCATCAGGGGCGCCAGCAGTTCCAGTTCGGAGATGTCGAATCCGACCGGTGCGGAGGCCAGCACCCGGTCCGCCGGGGTGAGGCCCAGCCGCTCGCGCATGGCGTGCAGCAGGTTGAGCCGTGCGGACCTGGGCACCACCACGCCCTTGGGTCGCCCGGTGGACCCGGAGGTGTACCGGACGTAGGCGGTGTCCTCGGGCACCGGTGTCCCCGGGTGGGCCGTGACGCGCAGTCCGTTCTCGTTGTCCACCACCAGCGCCGGTCGCGCGTCGGCGAGCAGCGCGGTGAGGCGTTCCGGTGGCAGCCCGGGTTCCAGGGGCAGGTGGGCCGCGCCGACGAGGTCGGCGGCCAGCATCGCGGCGGGCAGGTCGGCGGTGCGGTGCAGCACCAGGGCGATCAGGCTGCCCGGACCGGCTCCGAGTGCGCGGAACTGCTTGGCGAGCTGCTCGACCCGCTCCGCCAGCTGCCCGTAGGTGAGGTCGTCCACCGCCAGCGCATTGGGATGGGCGCGCGCCCGTTCGGCGAACAGGGAGTGCACCGAGGTGTCCGGCACGGTCCGCGCGGTGTCGTTCCACCGGGTGAGCAGCCGTTCCCGCTCACCGGGCACGAGCACCGGCAGGTCGGTGACCGGGCGGTCCGGGTCGGCGACGGCGGCGCGCAGCAGCAGCTCGAGGCGGGCCAGCAGCAGTCGCGCCGTGGCGGGGGTGAAGAGCTCGGTGTTGTACTCCAGCAGCCCGTCGATCCCGTCGGCTTCCTGGCGCAGGCTCCACAGCAGATCCAACCGCGAGGCCCCGCCGTGCACGGCCACGGGTTCGGCGCGCACCCCGGGCAGGGAGAACTCGGCGGCCGGGGTGTCCTGGATGGCCAGCATCACCTGGAACAGCGGGTGCCGGGACAGCGAGCGCGGCGGGTTGAGCGCCTCCACCACTTGCTCGAACGGCACGTCCTGGTGGGCGAACGCGTCCAGGTCCACCGCGCGCACCCGCGCCAGCAGCTCGGCGAAGGTGGGCGCGCCGGACAGGTCGGTGCGCAGCACCACGGTGTTGATGAAGCAGCCGACGGTGTCGTGCAGCGCGGCGTCGTGCCGCCCGGCGACCGGGG contains:
- a CDS encoding class I adenylate-forming enzyme family protein, whose protein sequence is MIDHLPAGARVVVRLPSGPGLAKALLGCFERELVAVPLHPRSTDTAVRGIVDRVAASAVLDEHGLHDTGHPAAHPDAEGLAFLMFTSGSTGPQKGVMLSRKAVLGNAAKTAALHGLTPDRPHGTCLPLYHCNALVMSLLGTHLTGAPLVLHGGSDPAGYFAALRAAGARTASIVPALLADLLDVSPEWPEDLEYLITAAAPLTSDLARRFHDRYGPRLRQGYGLTEAMNFSFTTPLLDETAFTRQYLDQHPPVGVALPETELRLVDGEVWVRTPDMMRGYWQDPAATAAALTEDGWLRTGDLGELREGLLVLRGRAGERINRGGEKYHPLDVERTWREAGLGGRFAAVAVAEPTLGHEIGLVATDQPVGAVRAVCENSPLRPASVQFGGFQATSTGKPQRKAMGRSLVALRYAPARYERLLRYASATAHELLRSGVDDAGLRALAGHVDEPAREGEEAVFEALEFMRAHWHRRADPELAEAKARWREQLSTEWPLAGYAELAERLREAHPGAVVSSHLPTITTPDGCPWALGPLLSFLDYPPQEPGGRWHGLARLREAGFAVVGCALLRAGRHDLGGVLWAHTPTSGNRGNE